A part of Propioniciclava coleopterorum genomic DNA contains:
- the nudC gene encoding NAD(+) diphosphatase produces the protein MEPWVPQSALDRLLAERVDPAWVAAQWVAPGARVIGVDDRSNVSSSPEGDALRWITPGGDFDPEHHFLIGAVDGEPWFAVAATPQGPAASLRTLGGVLPETEVDIAMSAVALVNWHREGGFCSGCGAATDVREGGHTRVCTGCASQWFPRMDPAVIVAVLDEEGRLLLGHRAGWEDDRVSILAGFVEAGESLEQAVHREILEESAVALTSLRYVGSQPWPFPRSLMLGFVAHARGQQVVPDGEEIEWARFYSREEVDQQEASGELTLPMRSSIASRIITAWREGAFDGPAD, from the coding sequence ATGGAACCGTGGGTGCCGCAGAGCGCGCTGGATCGACTCCTGGCCGAACGCGTCGACCCCGCGTGGGTGGCGGCGCAGTGGGTGGCGCCGGGCGCCCGCGTCATCGGGGTGGACGACCGCTCGAACGTCTCCTCCTCGCCCGAGGGCGACGCGCTGCGCTGGATCACCCCGGGTGGTGACTTCGACCCCGAGCACCACTTCCTGATCGGGGCGGTCGACGGCGAGCCCTGGTTCGCGGTCGCCGCGACTCCGCAGGGCCCCGCGGCCTCGCTGCGGACGCTCGGCGGCGTCCTGCCCGAGACCGAGGTCGACATCGCCATGTCCGCGGTCGCGCTGGTGAACTGGCACCGGGAGGGCGGTTTCTGCTCCGGGTGCGGCGCCGCCACCGACGTCCGCGAGGGCGGGCACACCCGCGTGTGCACCGGGTGCGCGTCGCAGTGGTTCCCGCGGATGGACCCGGCAGTCATCGTCGCCGTGCTGGACGAGGAGGGCCGCCTGCTGCTCGGCCACCGGGCGGGCTGGGAGGACGACCGGGTGTCGATCCTCGCGGGGTTCGTGGAGGCCGGGGAGTCGCTGGAGCAGGCCGTCCACCGCGAGATCCTGGAGGAGTCCGCCGTCGCTCTGACCTCGCTGCGGTACGTCGGCAGCCAGCCGTGGCCGTTCCCGCGCTCCCTGATGCTCGGCTTCGTCGCCCACGCCCGCGGGCAGCAGGTGGTGCCCGACGGCGAGGAGATCGAGTGGGCGCGGTTCTACTCCCGCGAGGAGGTCGACCAGCAGGAGGCGTCCGGGGAGCTCACGCTGCCGATGCGGTCCTCGATCGCGTCGCGGATCATCACCGCCTGGCGCGAGGGCGCCTTCGACGGCCCCGCTGACTGA
- the recD gene encoding exodeoxyribonuclease V subunit alpha yields MNGTRVAVSATGLLADFNAAGALSWSDVHPAQQWGHLFGESDERVLLALALTVRALRAGSICLQLDRIRELGQVEDAAAIPDEWWPDAAAWDAALRASPAVTVGTDGPPSRPVRLLDGALYLERHYADQEVVRKELLARLGTAPAVGLPQGQDAAVDLALGSPVTVIAGGPGTGKTWTIRRIMARLRAEQPDGLVALAAPTGKAAARMTESLGDPDARAVTLHSLLGWKAGSRNRFAHDASRPLPHDVVIIDEMSMVSMTLMARLLEALKPSARLVLVGDPDQLSSVDAGSVLADITTAPASAGVVARLTHNYRFEGAIATLATAIRHGDADAALAALRGPDDAVALAPEAQGQALIRERVLAAGRATFEAVGAGDPAAALAALETHRLLCGHRTGPYGVAQWSRHAVAWLSAGVPGFVADGEAYPGRPVMMTVNRPEIGLYNGDTGVVVPRAGRAHAWFLVGGTPRDYSPYVLDGLTSVHAMTVHKAQGSQFRHVSVVLPPAGSPLLTRELLYTAVSRARESVLLVGEEQAVREAIAHPARRMSGLAARLG; encoded by the coding sequence ATGAACGGCACGCGGGTCGCCGTGAGCGCGACCGGGCTGCTGGCCGACTTCAACGCCGCGGGCGCCCTGAGCTGGTCGGACGTGCATCCCGCCCAGCAGTGGGGCCACCTGTTCGGGGAGTCCGACGAGCGGGTACTGCTCGCCCTGGCGCTCACCGTCCGCGCCCTGCGGGCGGGGTCGATCTGCCTGCAGCTGGACCGGATCCGCGAGCTCGGTCAGGTCGAGGACGCCGCGGCGATCCCCGACGAGTGGTGGCCCGACGCGGCCGCCTGGGACGCCGCCCTGCGCGCGAGCCCGGCGGTCACCGTGGGCACCGACGGGCCGCCCTCCCGTCCGGTGCGCCTGCTGGACGGCGCGCTGTACCTGGAGCGGCACTACGCCGACCAGGAGGTCGTGCGCAAGGAACTGCTGGCCCGCCTGGGGACCGCCCCGGCCGTCGGGCTGCCGCAGGGGCAGGACGCGGCCGTCGACCTGGCGCTCGGCAGCCCGGTCACCGTGATCGCGGGCGGCCCGGGCACCGGCAAGACGTGGACCATCCGGCGCATCATGGCCCGGCTCCGCGCCGAGCAGCCCGACGGGCTCGTCGCCCTCGCGGCTCCGACGGGCAAGGCAGCAGCGCGCATGACCGAGTCGCTCGGCGACCCCGACGCCCGCGCCGTCACACTGCACTCGCTGCTGGGCTGGAAGGCCGGCTCGCGGAACCGGTTCGCCCACGACGCGTCCCGGCCGCTGCCGCACGACGTCGTGATCATCGACGAGATGTCGATGGTTTCGATGACCCTGATGGCGCGGCTGCTGGAGGCGCTCAAACCGTCGGCGCGGCTGGTGCTCGTCGGCGACCCCGACCAGCTCTCCTCGGTCGACGCGGGCAGCGTCCTCGCCGACATCACGACGGCACCGGCCAGCGCCGGGGTCGTTGCGCGGCTCACCCACAACTACCGCTTCGAGGGGGCGATCGCCACGCTGGCGACCGCCATCCGGCACGGCGACGCCGACGCGGCGCTCGCCGCGCTGCGCGGCCCGGACGACGCGGTCGCGTTGGCGCCGGAGGCCCAGGGCCAGGCGCTGATCCGCGAGCGCGTCCTGGCCGCCGGCAGAGCGACCTTCGAGGCGGTCGGGGCGGGCGACCCCGCCGCCGCCCTCGCCGCGCTGGAGACGCACCGGCTGCTGTGCGGGCACCGCACGGGCCCCTACGGAGTCGCCCAGTGGTCGCGCCACGCCGTCGCGTGGCTGTCCGCCGGCGTGCCCGGCTTCGTGGCCGACGGCGAGGCCTACCCCGGGCGGCCGGTGATGATGACCGTGAACCGGCCCGAGATCGGGCTCTACAACGGCGACACGGGCGTGGTGGTGCCGCGCGCGGGCCGGGCGCACGCCTGGTTCCTCGTCGGCGGCACGCCGCGCGACTACTCCCCCTACGTGCTGGACGGCCTCACCAGCGTCCACGCGATGACGGTGCACAAGGCCCAGGGCAGCCAGTTCCGGCACGTCAGCGTCGTGCTGCCGCCCGCCGGCTCGCCGCTGTTGACCCGCGAACTGCTCTACACGGCGGTCTCGCGGGCGCGGGAGTCGGTGCTGCTGGTCGGGGAGGAACAGGCCGTCCGCGAGGCCATCGCGCACCCCGCGCGCCGGATGAGCGGTCTGGCGGCGCGGCTGGGGTGA
- the ligD gene encoding non-homologous end-joining DNA ligase: protein MADVVTEVDGRTLKLSNLDKVLYPSGFTKGEVIEYYHGIAPVMLPHLAGRTVTRIRFPNGTKAPSFFEKNVPAGAPPWLVRHTVDGSEGPVLYPIVDGVPALVYLANLAALELHTPQWHTDDPGTPTTLSPELPVDQLVIDLDPGAGVTMPLIATAALLIAGELGDAGLVAHVKTSGSKGLQLYAPLVPTPAGRVLEWVHGLADALVARHPDLFVTAIAKEARAGRILIDINQNLPGRTTVTAYSLRARDEPTVATPVTWDEVEAAAEGAPLSFTAPQVLARVAELGDLFAPLLDGRRGTLPDAAG from the coding sequence ATGGCCGATGTCGTGACCGAGGTGGACGGGCGGACGCTCAAGCTGTCCAACCTCGACAAGGTGCTCTACCCGTCCGGCTTCACCAAGGGCGAGGTGATCGAGTACTACCACGGCATCGCGCCGGTGATGCTGCCGCACCTGGCCGGGCGCACCGTGACCCGGATCCGGTTCCCCAACGGGACGAAGGCACCCTCGTTCTTCGAGAAGAACGTGCCCGCGGGCGCCCCGCCCTGGCTGGTGCGTCACACGGTGGACGGCTCGGAAGGGCCCGTCCTCTATCCGATCGTCGACGGCGTGCCCGCGCTGGTGTACCTGGCCAACCTCGCCGCCCTGGAACTCCACACCCCGCAGTGGCACACCGACGATCCGGGGACGCCGACCACGCTGTCGCCCGAGCTTCCGGTCGATCAGCTGGTCATCGACCTCGATCCCGGCGCCGGCGTCACCATGCCGCTCATCGCGACCGCGGCGCTGCTGATCGCCGGCGAACTGGGCGACGCGGGCCTGGTGGCCCACGTCAAGACCTCGGGCAGCAAGGGGCTGCAGCTGTACGCGCCCCTCGTGCCGACCCCCGCAGGCCGCGTCCTGGAGTGGGTGCACGGGCTCGCCGACGCGCTCGTCGCACGGCACCCCGACCTGTTCGTGACGGCCATCGCCAAGGAGGCGCGCGCGGGCAGGATCCTCATCGACATCAACCAGAACCTCCCCGGACGCACCACCGTCACCGCCTACTCGCTGCGCGCCCGCGACGAGCCCACGGTCGCGACCCCCGTCACGTGGGACGAGGTGGAGGCCGCCGCCGAGGGCGCCCCGCTGAGCTTCACCGCCCCGCAGGTGCTCGCGCGCGTGGCCGAGCTCGGCGACCTGTTCGCCCCGCTGCTGGACGGCCGACGCGGCACCCTCCCCGACGCCGCCGGCTGA
- a CDS encoding DinB family protein, giving the protein MNPADARTDPPAVAGEYETLTGFLDFLRDTIAWKTSGLDAEGLGTPLPPSTMTLGGMLKHLAFVEDFWVGMTITGDQPAEPFASAPWDDDPDWDWSSAPWDTPEELRALWETTVARSRGLLAEAVARNDGDLLTPVRRWNSEETLSLRWILTHLIEEYARHAGHADLLRENVDGSRGE; this is encoded by the coding sequence GTGAACCCGGCGGACGCACGCACCGATCCGCCCGCCGTCGCGGGGGAGTACGAGACCCTGACCGGCTTCCTGGACTTCCTGCGCGACACGATCGCGTGGAAGACGTCCGGCCTGGACGCCGAGGGGCTCGGCACGCCGCTGCCGCCCTCCACCATGACGCTGGGCGGAATGCTCAAGCACCTCGCGTTCGTGGAGGACTTCTGGGTGGGCATGACGATCACCGGGGACCAGCCGGCCGAGCCGTTCGCGTCCGCGCCCTGGGACGACGACCCCGACTGGGACTGGAGCAGCGCGCCCTGGGACACCCCGGAGGAACTCCGCGCGCTGTGGGAGACCACGGTCGCCCGCTCCCGGGGGCTGCTCGCCGAGGCGGTCGCGCGCAACGACGGCGACCTGCTCACGCCGGTGCGGCGCTGGAACTCCGAGGAGACCCTGTCGCTGCGGTGGATCCTCACCCACCTGATCGAGGAGTACGCCCGCCACGCCGGGCACGCCGATCTGCTGCGCGAGAACGTGGACGGCTCCCGCGGCGAGTAG
- a CDS encoding PD-(D/E)XK nuclease family protein — translation MRAVLARARQLGLDPADVAAHGREAGERGWADLGAFMAEYLDVLDAEARLDYAELVHRARLLLEHPGVRDALLADVGAVYVDEWCELDPAQIALLRSLVPDGFPVVALADPDTAIFSFRGAHPRAAAEFVRLFGGSDRVGIEVLTTAHGQSPALVEALGAVRRRLGAPALDGADTARAYRAPRPGGSGTVGVWTLPDEATQARVIAGELRAAHLERDVPWGDMAVLVRSGRRQIPALARVLADAGIPVEVAGDEIGLAAELAVRPLLLALEVAGAGGVPDADEAHRLLLSGWGGFDAVSVRRLGRRLRAADPAAATMPAETLIAQALAGTRAVPEGEEALALRRDLLAGATAVVARGGRPDEALWLLWDGTDWPAALRSEALRGQDSAPRAHRDLDAVTALFRLAHESLAPPGAEGVRWFLAEVAQQQIPADSQREAAVAGRGVRVLTAHRAKGHHWPFVVVAGVQEGIWPDITRHGSVFDPLRLSTAGLGDGVQTRELVASERRLFLLACSRATDRLLVTAVEGVEGEEDRPSRFLAELGRAVRRVEAPEPRLTTLRALVAELRRVLQDASASPTLRSAAAQRLARLADAGEVDGLRPAPDADPHRWWGMRPPTSWAAPARGTLQLSPSQLQSILQCPRQYFLQREARADPPRRSATILGSVIHAVAERAATGELSPDSAADLLDEVWADIPFPAAWLSASERVEADAAVARFLAWQAGHEHADVVGVEVPFAVEVQVDGHPVTLRGAVDRLERTPQGHLRVIDFKTGRHAPTTAEAAAMPQIGVYQLAIEAGAFADAAPGASSAGGSLVYLRMDSTEGYPKELRQPSLTEAPHLSDDPEELAHPTWVHHRVAQARRILAEGSFEARPGDHCTYCPVRSSCPARSGQVV, via the coding sequence GTGCGTGCGGTGCTGGCGCGCGCCCGCCAGCTGGGCCTCGACCCGGCCGACGTGGCGGCCCACGGCCGCGAGGCCGGCGAGCGCGGCTGGGCGGACCTGGGGGCCTTCATGGCCGAGTACCTGGACGTCCTGGACGCCGAGGCGCGCCTGGACTACGCCGAGCTCGTGCACCGGGCGCGGCTGCTCCTGGAGCACCCCGGCGTGCGCGACGCCCTGCTGGCGGACGTGGGCGCCGTCTACGTCGACGAGTGGTGCGAGCTGGATCCGGCGCAGATCGCGCTGCTGCGCTCCCTGGTGCCCGACGGCTTCCCCGTCGTGGCGCTCGCCGACCCCGACACGGCGATCTTCTCGTTCCGCGGCGCCCACCCGCGCGCCGCCGCCGAGTTCGTGCGGCTGTTCGGCGGGTCCGACCGCGTCGGGATCGAGGTGCTCACCACCGCCCACGGGCAGTCGCCCGCCCTCGTCGAAGCCCTGGGCGCCGTCCGCCGCCGGCTCGGCGCGCCCGCGCTGGACGGCGCCGACACCGCCCGCGCGTACCGGGCCCCCCGGCCCGGCGGCAGCGGCACGGTCGGGGTGTGGACGCTGCCCGACGAGGCCACCCAGGCGCGCGTGATCGCGGGCGAGCTCCGCGCCGCCCACCTGGAGCGGGACGTGCCCTGGGGCGACATGGCGGTGCTCGTGCGCTCGGGCCGCCGGCAGATCCCCGCGCTCGCCCGCGTGCTGGCCGACGCCGGCATCCCGGTCGAGGTCGCAGGCGACGAGATCGGGCTGGCCGCGGAGCTGGCGGTCCGCCCGCTGCTGCTCGCTCTCGAGGTCGCCGGGGCGGGCGGCGTCCCGGACGCCGATGAGGCGCACCGGCTGCTGCTGTCGGGCTGGGGCGGCTTCGACGCCGTCTCGGTCCGCAGGCTGGGGCGACGGCTGCGCGCCGCCGACCCCGCGGCCGCGACGATGCCTGCGGAGACCCTCATCGCCCAGGCGCTCGCCGGCACCCGGGCCGTCCCCGAGGGTGAGGAGGCGCTGGCGCTGCGGCGCGACCTGCTGGCGGGGGCGACGGCCGTCGTCGCGCGGGGCGGACGCCCCGACGAGGCGCTGTGGCTGCTGTGGGACGGCACCGACTGGCCGGCCGCGCTGCGCTCCGAGGCGCTCCGCGGCCAGGATTCTGCCCCGCGGGCGCACCGGGACCTCGACGCCGTCACCGCCCTGTTCCGGCTCGCGCACGAGTCGCTGGCGCCGCCCGGCGCCGAGGGCGTCCGCTGGTTCCTGGCGGAGGTGGCGCAGCAGCAGATCCCGGCCGACAGCCAGCGCGAGGCCGCGGTGGCGGGGCGCGGCGTCCGGGTGCTGACCGCGCATCGGGCGAAGGGGCACCACTGGCCGTTCGTCGTCGTGGCCGGGGTGCAGGAGGGGATCTGGCCCGACATCACCCGGCACGGCTCGGTGTTCGACCCGCTGCGGCTCTCGACGGCCGGGCTGGGCGACGGCGTCCAGACCCGCGAGCTGGTCGCCTCCGAGCGGCGGCTGTTCCTGCTGGCCTGCTCGCGCGCGACCGACCGGCTGCTGGTGACCGCCGTCGAGGGCGTCGAGGGCGAGGAGGACCGGCCCTCCCGGTTCCTCGCCGAGTTGGGGCGCGCGGTGCGCCGGGTCGAGGCGCCGGAGCCGCGCCTCACCACGCTGCGCGCGCTCGTCGCCGAGCTGCGCCGCGTGCTGCAGGACGCGTCCGCGTCGCCCACGCTGCGCTCCGCGGCGGCGCAGCGACTCGCCCGGCTCGCCGACGCCGGCGAGGTGGACGGCCTGCGCCCGGCACCCGACGCCGATCCGCACCGCTGGTGGGGGATGCGCCCGCCCACGAGCTGGGCTGCGCCGGCCCGGGGCACGCTGCAGCTCAGCCCCTCCCAGCTGCAGTCGATCCTGCAGTGCCCGCGGCAGTACTTCCTGCAGCGCGAGGCCCGCGCCGACCCGCCGCGCCGCAGCGCGACCATCCTGGGCTCCGTGATCCACGCGGTCGCCGAGCGGGCCGCGACCGGCGAGCTGAGCCCGGACTCCGCCGCCGACCTGCTCGACGAGGTGTGGGCCGACATCCCGTTCCCCGCGGCGTGGCTGTCGGCGTCCGAGCGCGTCGAGGCGGACGCCGCCGTCGCGCGCTTCCTGGCCTGGCAGGCGGGGCACGAGCACGCGGACGTCGTGGGGGTCGAGGTGCCCTTCGCGGTCGAGGTGCAGGTGGACGGGCACCCGGTCACCCTGCGCGGCGCGGTGGACCGGCTCGAACGCACGCCGCAGGGGCACCTGCGCGTCATCGACTTCAAGACCGGGCGGCACGCCCCGACCACGGCCGAGGCCGCCGCCATGCCGCAGATCGGCGTCTACCAGCTGGCGATCGAGGCCGGTGCGTTCGCCGACGCCGCGCCGGGGGCGTCCTCGGCGGGCGGCAGCCTGGTCTACCTGCGGATGGACAGCACCGAGGGCTACCCCAAGGAGCTGCGCCAGCCCTCGCTCACGGAGGCACCGCACCTGAGCGACGACCCCGAGGAGCTCGCGCACCCGACCTGGGTGCATCACCGGGTCGCGCAGGCCCGGCGCATCCTGGCCGAGGGCAGCTTCGAGGCCCGCCCGGGCGACCACTGCACGTACTGCCCGGTGCGCTCCAGTTGCCCGGCCCGCAGCGGACAGGTGGTCTGA
- a CDS encoding helix-turn-helix domain-containing protein — MPMSVSEAAERLGLSSSRVKQMLVAGDLPGERVGHVWVLNERDVRDAIARWRPRGRPLSQQMAAGLVDLLAQQFGSTEGRAWLALDNRNRSRLRSHLRALRGADHPAALLRALAPNVSERRTFHYTDPLQPLLDDGRLLAGGNLNQAVGMPGGDAYDFHIAAADVAAVIAHHLLVEDPRGNLTLHVQAAPRADLAASLLDLALRGGSRADAVVAERIQA; from the coding sequence ATGCCCATGTCGGTGTCTGAGGCGGCGGAGCGGCTCGGATTGAGCAGCAGTCGCGTCAAGCAGATGCTCGTCGCAGGTGACCTGCCCGGCGAGCGGGTCGGACATGTGTGGGTGCTGAACGAGCGCGATGTGCGCGATGCGATCGCGCGGTGGCGGCCACGCGGTCGGCCTCTGTCGCAGCAGATGGCCGCAGGTCTGGTCGACCTGCTCGCCCAGCAGTTCGGCAGCACGGAGGGTCGGGCCTGGCTGGCGCTCGACAACCGCAACCGGTCCAGGTTGCGCTCCCACCTGCGGGCGTTGCGAGGCGCTGACCATCCCGCCGCGCTGCTGCGGGCGCTGGCCCCCAACGTGAGCGAGCGCCGAACGTTCCACTACACCGATCCGCTGCAGCCCCTTCTCGACGATGGTCGTCTGCTTGCCGGAGGGAACCTCAACCAAGCCGTCGGGATGCCCGGCGGCGATGCGTACGACTTCCACATCGCCGCGGCGGACGTGGCCGCGGTCATCGCGCACCACCTGCTGGTCGAAGATCCGCGCGGCAACCTGACTCTTCACGTGCAGGCGGCACCGCGGGCAGACCTGGCCGCATCGCTTCTCGACCTGGCGTTGCGGGGCGGCTCGCGCGCCGATGCGGTCGTCGCGGAACGGATCCAGGCATGA
- a CDS encoding DUF3107 domain-containing protein: protein MEIKVGVRDVPREVIVETNESGSAIEAALAEALKEQGLLTLTDEKGRKVIIPAAQIAYVELGSEHTRAVGFGAVNN from the coding sequence ATGGAGATCAAGGTGGGCGTGCGGGACGTGCCGCGCGAAGTGATCGTCGAGACCAACGAGTCCGGGAGCGCCATCGAGGCGGCCCTCGCCGAGGCGCTGAAGGAGCAGGGCCTGCTGACCCTGACCGACGAGAAGGGCCGCAAGGTCATCATCCCCGCCGCGCAGATCGCCTACGTGGAGCTGGGCAGCGAGCACACCCGCGCCGTCGGGTTCGGCGCCGTCAACAACTAG
- a CDS encoding ATP-dependent DNA helicase — protein sequence MADHIASAHDSGRAATWSDIAVLARRNAHIRPLYAELLARGVPVEIVGLDGLLAVPEVADVVAVLRVLGDATANPDLVRILTGPRWNIGPTDLAILGRRARELAGGGALEDELSPREEIARIIDTTQAAQSPSLAEALIDPGEGPYTDAGRARLGQCARELTALRGHVGAPVTDLVRRIITTIGLEVELALRGPQGTRQLDAFVAQVAGYADIDGDGSLPGLLAWLAAEEDHGVGLEQAVPTASDSVKLLTIHRAKGLEWEVVYLPALADKVFPSDRVQGNWLTRSDVLPADLRGDADNVPQLAEMSDAASKAYAAALKDEARRADDRLAYVAVTRARQHLVATTHAWSDLLRPRAHSPYLTVLEGHADGVTHAAVSPENPLLTGSGGVAWPRPFDEAQAALRRDAADLVQQARAGRNDHPETLLLDEAAVVASWDAAADRLLAEARLRRGGADAVAPPYWSATSLIALQADADAFRADLLRPMPAAPRRSALIGEQFHAWLERRAREEPALLEEPALARPDPRLQRLIDAFETGRYADLRPTATEVAFSLFLGGQVVRGRIDAVFATDDGFQVVDWKTGRAQDPDPLQLALYRLAWSELSGAPLERVDAVFYDVLGRAVIRPGSLPGRPELERLVGTLGAPR from the coding sequence GTGGCCGACCACATCGCCTCCGCCCACGACTCCGGACGGGCCGCGACGTGGTCGGACATCGCGGTGCTCGCCCGGCGCAACGCGCACATCCGGCCGCTGTACGCCGAGTTGCTCGCGCGCGGCGTCCCGGTCGAGATCGTGGGCCTGGACGGCCTGCTGGCGGTGCCCGAGGTGGCCGACGTGGTCGCCGTGCTCCGCGTGCTGGGCGACGCCACGGCCAACCCCGACCTGGTCCGCATCCTGACCGGCCCGCGCTGGAACATCGGCCCCACCGACCTGGCGATCCTGGGACGCCGGGCCCGCGAACTCGCCGGCGGCGGCGCGCTGGAGGACGAGCTGAGCCCGCGCGAGGAGATCGCCCGCATCATCGACACCACCCAGGCCGCCCAGTCGCCCAGCCTGGCCGAGGCGCTGATCGACCCGGGGGAGGGGCCCTACACCGACGCCGGGCGCGCCCGGCTCGGCCAGTGCGCCCGCGAGCTCACCGCGCTGCGGGGGCACGTCGGGGCGCCGGTCACCGACCTCGTCCGGCGCATCATCACCACGATCGGGCTCGAGGTCGAGCTGGCGCTGCGCGGGCCGCAGGGCACCCGTCAGCTCGACGCGTTCGTCGCGCAGGTCGCCGGCTACGCCGACATCGACGGCGACGGCTCCCTGCCCGGGCTGCTCGCCTGGCTCGCGGCCGAGGAGGACCACGGCGTCGGGCTGGAGCAGGCCGTGCCCACGGCGTCCGACTCCGTGAAGCTGCTGACCATCCACCGCGCGAAGGGCCTGGAGTGGGAGGTGGTCTACCTGCCCGCGCTGGCGGACAAGGTGTTCCCGTCGGACCGGGTCCAGGGCAACTGGCTGACCCGTTCCGACGTGCTCCCGGCGGACCTGCGCGGCGACGCCGACAACGTGCCGCAGTTGGCCGAGATGAGCGACGCCGCGTCCAAGGCCTACGCGGCCGCCCTGAAGGACGAGGCGCGGCGGGCCGACGACCGGCTCGCCTACGTCGCGGTCACCCGGGCGCGGCAGCACCTGGTCGCGACCACGCACGCGTGGAGCGACCTGCTCCGGCCGCGCGCCCACTCCCCGTACTTGACCGTGTTGGAGGGCCACGCCGACGGGGTGACCCACGCGGCCGTGTCGCCCGAGAACCCCCTGCTCACCGGGTCGGGCGGCGTCGCCTGGCCGCGGCCGTTCGACGAGGCGCAGGCGGCCCTGCGGCGCGACGCCGCCGACCTGGTGCAGCAGGCGCGCGCCGGCCGGAACGACCACCCCGAGACGCTGCTGCTCGACGAGGCGGCCGTCGTCGCGTCCTGGGACGCGGCGGCCGACCGGCTCCTGGCCGAGGCGCGGCTGCGGCGCGGCGGGGCGGACGCCGTGGCGCCGCCGTACTGGTCCGCGACCAGCCTGATCGCGCTCCAGGCCGACGCCGACGCGTTCCGCGCCGACCTGCTGCGGCCGATGCCGGCCGCCCCGCGGCGCTCGGCGCTGATCGGGGAGCAGTTCCACGCCTGGCTGGAGCGCCGCGCCCGCGAGGAGCCCGCCCTCCTGGAGGAGCCGGCCCTCGCGCGCCCCGATCCCCGGCTGCAGCGACTGATCGACGCCTTCGAGACCGGGCGTTACGCCGACCTGCGGCCGACCGCGACCGAGGTGGCCTTCTCGCTGTTCCTGGGCGGTCAGGTGGTCCGCGGCCGCATCGACGCCGTGTTCGCCACCGACGACGGGTTCCAGGTGGTCGACTGGAAGACCGGCAGGGCGCAGGACCCCGACCCGCTGCAGTTGGCCCTGTACCGGCTGGCGTGGTCCGAGCTCAGCGGCGCCCCCCTCGAGCGGGTCGACGCGGTGTTCTACGACGTGCTGGGGCGGGCGGTGATCCGGCCGGGGTCGCTTCCGGGGCGTCCGGAACTGGAACGCCTTGTAGGCACGCTGGGGGCGCCCCGCTAG
- a CDS encoding UvrD-helicase domain-containing protein, translating to MIDVMNVVAAAEGPLLVLGGPGTGKTSLLVDAAAQRLREGRPPALIFAASRQAASELRDRIVRACGQTMFAPAS from the coding sequence ATGATCGACGTGATGAACGTCGTGGCCGCTGCGGAAGGACCGCTGCTGGTGCTCGGGGGGCCGGGCACCGGCAAGACCAGCCTCCTCGTGGACGCCGCGGCGCAGCGGCTGCGCGAGGGGCGTCCGCCCGCGCTGATCTTCGCCGCGTCCCGGCAGGCCGCCTCCGAACTGCGCGACCGGATCGTGCGCGCCTGCGGGCAGACGATGTTCGCCCCCGCGTCCTGA